The following are encoded in a window of Clostridium thermarum genomic DNA:
- the cphA gene encoding cyanophycin synthetase produces MKLLNIKVFEGRNIYSHRKCIRLDVDIEGYCETPSKDIEGFNERLLLLLPDLKNHRCGIDEENGFYTRLIEGTYLAHICEHMIIALQNLVGIDVSFGKAREISEDLYYIIFQYEYEKTALKCVNLAIDIINMLTGKINDIDFEKRVAEIKDTLNDECIGPSTGAICEEAKKRGLPIFKLGDTGLYQIGSGKYGKLIEATICSDTSVVGVDISCDKLMTKAILEKHCLPVTTGYKINNTVDLLYYADKIGYPVVLKPQFGNQGKGVIVNIKSRTELIEAYNKLIVSYKDIMLEGYVTGRDYRVCVIDGKVVAVALRIPPFIVGDGKNTIRKLIENVNKDPRRGSGHEKALTQIKIDDTLIAKLKEEGYNLETVLPSGLVVYLRGNANLSTGGVSVDCTDQICKENIEICVRAASALGLNICGVDICVKDIGVPLKGQGAIVEINSAPGIRMHHYPFEGKSRNVAKAIVDMMFRDSRGSVPIIAVTGTNGKTTTTRLIAHVLSSAGYNVGMTTTGGIYINNRCIEKGDTTGYESAMAVLLNKEVEIAVLETARGGIIRRGLAYDLADVGVLTNITDDHLGLDGIKTIEDLANVKSLVIEAVKDDGYAVINGDDKVSAGLINRVKSKLIIFSKYHDNKIMRENIDRGGIGIYLKEGCIYIQQGEDCIKLVSVKSIPITLRGKAKFNIENSLAAVAALVGVGTSPKVISKGLCSFYCDEESNPGRFNIFDINGISVILDYGHNKDGYRAVAEVLKDMKHKRLVGIIGVPGDRLDSDILEIGRIAGESFDYIYIKEDDDKRGRAKWEVAELLKRGVLEADRIDEDNIKVLENEREALVMALDNAKCGDIIMVFLEKYEALLEIVKDRIDLSADSEAVMA; encoded by the coding sequence ATGAAACTTTTAAACATTAAAGTGTTCGAAGGAAGAAATATCTATTCTCATAGAAAGTGTATACGGTTGGACGTAGACATAGAAGGCTATTGTGAAACTCCTAGTAAAGATATAGAAGGATTTAATGAAAGATTGCTTCTGCTATTGCCGGATCTAAAGAATCACAGGTGTGGAATAGACGAGGAAAATGGATTTTATACTCGCCTGATAGAAGGAACTTATCTGGCTCACATATGTGAGCATATGATTATAGCCCTACAAAACCTGGTAGGCATTGATGTGTCTTTTGGTAAGGCCAGAGAAATCAGTGAAGATTTGTACTATATTATATTTCAATATGAGTATGAGAAAACAGCGCTAAAGTGCGTTAATCTTGCTATAGATATAATAAATATGCTAACAGGTAAGATTAATGACATAGATTTTGAAAAGAGAGTAGCTGAGATTAAAGATACTTTGAATGATGAATGTATCGGGCCAAGTACCGGTGCAATATGTGAAGAAGCTAAAAAACGAGGTTTGCCCATATTTAAGCTTGGTGATACTGGCCTCTATCAAATAGGAAGCGGTAAGTATGGTAAGCTTATTGAAGCAACTATATGCAGTGATACAAGTGTTGTAGGAGTAGATATATCCTGCGATAAATTAATGACAAAGGCTATATTGGAAAAGCATTGTCTGCCGGTTACGACAGGATATAAGATCAATAACACTGTAGATTTATTGTACTACGCAGATAAAATTGGATATCCTGTAGTTCTCAAGCCTCAATTTGGAAATCAGGGAAAGGGTGTCATTGTAAATATTAAATCCAGAACTGAACTGATTGAAGCCTACAATAAATTAATTGTGAGTTACAAGGACATAATGTTGGAAGGCTATGTTACGGGGAGAGACTATAGGGTTTGTGTTATCGACGGTAAAGTGGTTGCCGTGGCACTAAGGATACCTCCTTTTATAGTTGGAGACGGAAAAAATACTATACGTAAGCTCATTGAAAATGTAAATAAGGATCCAAGGAGAGGCAGTGGACATGAAAAGGCACTGACTCAGATCAAGATAGATGATACGTTGATTGCAAAACTGAAGGAAGAGGGATATAATCTGGAAACAGTATTACCCAGCGGATTAGTTGTATATCTGAGAGGTAATGCCAACTTATCCACCGGCGGAGTTTCAGTGGATTGTACAGATCAAATATGTAAAGAAAATATTGAAATTTGTGTGAGGGCCGCTTCTGCTTTGGGGCTTAATATATGTGGTGTTGATATTTGTGTCAAAGATATTGGTGTTCCCCTTAAAGGTCAGGGAGCTATAGTAGAGATAAATTCCGCTCCCGGCATAAGGATGCATCACTATCCCTTTGAAGGGAAGAGCAGAAATGTTGCTAAGGCAATAGTAGATATGATGTTTAGGGATAGCAGGGGATCTGTGCCAATAATTGCTGTCACCGGTACAAACGGAAAGACGACAACAACAAGATTAATCGCCCATGTATTATCTTCTGCCGGATACAATGTTGGAATGACAACAACCGGTGGTATATATATAAATAACCGTTGTATAGAGAAAGGTGATACTACGGGATATGAAAGTGCTATGGCAGTATTGCTTAATAAAGAAGTTGAAATAGCGGTGCTTGAGACCGCTAGAGGAGGAATCATAAGAAGGGGCTTGGCCTATGATTTGGCTGATGTTGGAGTGTTGACCAATATAACCGATGACCATCTGGGCTTAGACGGAATAAAGACAATAGAAGACCTGGCTAATGTTAAGTCTTTGGTAATTGAAGCGGTTAAAGATGATGGATATGCAGTAATAAACGGGGATGATAAGGTTTCTGCAGGTTTAATTAATAGAGTAAAAAGTAAGTTGATCATATTTTCAAAATACCATGATAACAAGATTATGAGAGAAAATATTGACCGCGGAGGTATTGGCATATATCTTAAAGAAGGCTGCATTTATATTCAGCAGGGTGAAGATTGTATAAAGCTTGTAAGCGTTAAGAGTATACCAATAACCTTAAGAGGAAAGGCGAAGTTTAACATCGAAAACAGTCTTGCTGCAGTAGCTGCCTTAGTGGGCGTAGGTACATCACCTAAGGTTATAAGCAAAGGGTTATGCAGCTTTTATTGTGATGAAGAAAGCAACCCCGGACGATTTAATATTTTTGATATCAATGGCATAAGTGTAATACTGGACTATGGTCACAATAAAGATGGGTACAGGGCTGTGGCAGAGGTGCTTAAGGATATGAAGCATAAGAGGTTAGTTGGAATAATTGGAGTTCCCGGCGATAGACTGGACAGTGATATATTGGAGATAGGAAGAATTGCAGGAGAGAGTTTCGATTATATCTATATTAAAGAAGATGATGATAAACGGGGTAGAGCTAAATGGGAAGTAGCAGAGCTGCTAAAGAGAGGAGTCTTAGAAGCTGACCGTATAGACGAAGATAATATAAAAGTATTAGAGAATGAAAGAGAAGCCTTGGTTATGGCATTAGATAATGCAAAATGCGGTGATATAATAATGGTTTTCCTTGAGAAGTATGAAGCTCTTTTGGAAATTGTAAAGGATAGGATAGATTTATCAGCCGACTCAGAAGCCGTTATGGCATAA
- a CDS encoding cyanophycinase, with amino-acid sequence MSEKVKGTLIIIGGAEDKKGEKEILKNVCSKLNKEEDELVVVTVATESPIEVGAQYRKVFENLGVKRVSILNVVSREDALSNENIQMINKAALVFFTGGDQLRITSMLGGTPLYNSLLRMYEEGCVFVGTSAGASAMSDNMVVQGPDEESPRKCTLKMAPGLGLIRGVIIDQHFAQRGRIGRLLVGVAENPQSLGIGIDEDTAIEVNSDGIFRVLGNSAVYVLDGSTIERSNVSEQCPNEVLSIFNVRMHVLKSGDRFDINLRKPFAEE; translated from the coding sequence TTGAGTGAAAAAGTAAAGGGAACTTTGATAATTATTGGAGGGGCTGAAGACAAAAAAGGTGAAAAAGAAATATTAAAGAATGTATGCTCTAAGCTCAATAAGGAAGAAGATGAATTAGTTGTGGTAACCGTTGCTACAGAATCACCCATTGAGGTAGGAGCACAATATAGAAAAGTGTTTGAAAATCTTGGTGTAAAAAGGGTAAGTATATTAAATGTAGTAAGCAGAGAAGATGCCTTATCAAATGAAAATATACAAATGATAAATAAGGCGGCTTTAGTATTCTTTACTGGAGGTGATCAACTGAGGATAACCAGCATGTTAGGGGGAACGCCGCTGTATAATTCCCTCTTAAGAATGTATGAAGAGGGATGTGTATTTGTGGGCACCTCTGCCGGAGCTTCTGCCATGAGTGACAATATGGTGGTACAGGGACCGGATGAGGAGTCTCCGAGGAAATGTACCTTGAAGATGGCACCTGGGCTGGGTTTGATTAGAGGCGTAATAATTGATCAGCATTTTGCACAAAGAGGCAGAATTGGCAGGTTGCTTGTAGGTGTAGCAGAGAACCCTCAAAGCTTGGGAATAGGCATAGATGAGGACACTGCTATTGAAGTAAACAGTGACGGTATATTTAGGGTACTGGGCAATAGTGCTGTATATGTATTAGATGGCAGCACCATAGAGAGAAGCAATGTGTCAGAACAGTGTCCCAATGAAGTGCTGTCAATATTCAATGTTAGGATGCACGTATTAAAGTCCGGTGATAGATTTGATATAAATTTAAGAAAACCTTTTGCAGAAGAATAG
- a CDS encoding DUF3794 and LysM peptidoglycan-binding domain-containing protein, with protein sequence MASVELIKENIEYEQLLEENFADTVVKGEYLIPDTHPDVVEILMVDVKPSITAKETMQDKVYVEGQVVYNVIYLAKEEDGMGVYNVTYSDKFSNYVDIPAAEHKMLCDAECYVEHMDSNLINERKVGISGIIKIKSAVFKNYSFEVVKSIAREDDLQTLKYPAVIDKILGDTDTDLVIKTQIRVPMDKPQIGKVLKCDVNLHKKEVKLMDGRAQITAYANVKMLYRGNGERTLVCLEDDVYLSKDVEIDGVDASMSAFGDFRVENIDYDIKEDDLGESRIVDIEAIINATVRIQYKEHIDMIEDAYSPRVVMDMVKKSYNLNVLQGTNHSETIVKDNIEPDVKPWEIIMSHGEVMVTDKKIVENKVVVEGIVKFNVLFATEAEESKLKVISEELPFSSSVDVEGAKIDMQAVVKATIENIEASVEASTIAVKAVVGVDVRVNYVTEKDFLIDVLMSEENVPKKKASVTIYVVQPGDTLWKIAKRYYTTIDEIARINNIDNVNSINVNDKLIIPGRAII encoded by the coding sequence ATGGCTTCTGTTGAGCTGATAAAAGAAAATATAGAATATGAGCAGTTACTGGAGGAAAATTTTGCCGATACCGTAGTTAAGGGTGAATATTTAATACCGGACACTCACCCAGATGTGGTTGAAATACTTATGGTTGATGTAAAACCCTCAATAACTGCTAAAGAAACAATGCAGGATAAGGTCTATGTTGAAGGACAGGTTGTTTATAATGTAATTTATCTGGCTAAAGAAGAAGATGGTATGGGAGTTTATAATGTAACCTACAGTGATAAATTCTCCAATTATGTTGACATACCCGCTGCTGAACATAAAATGCTCTGTGATGCTGAGTGTTATGTTGAACATATGGATTCAAACCTTATAAATGAAAGAAAGGTTGGAATCAGTGGAATAATTAAGATTAAATCCGCAGTTTTTAAAAACTATAGCTTTGAAGTTGTGAAGTCTATAGCCAGAGAAGATGATCTGCAGACTCTTAAGTACCCAGCAGTTATAGATAAAATACTGGGAGATACTGATACTGACCTCGTAATAAAAACTCAGATAAGGGTACCTATGGACAAGCCGCAAATCGGCAAGGTGCTGAAGTGTGATGTAAATCTTCATAAAAAAGAAGTAAAATTAATGGATGGAAGAGCTCAAATTACAGCTTATGCTAACGTTAAGATGCTTTACAGGGGTAACGGAGAAAGAACCCTTGTATGCCTCGAGGATGATGTATACTTAAGCAAAGATGTTGAAATCGATGGTGTGGACGCTTCCATGAGCGCCTTTGGAGATTTTAGAGTAGAGAATATTGATTATGATATTAAAGAGGATGACTTAGGAGAGAGCAGAATAGTTGATATTGAAGCTATTATCAATGCTACTGTAAGGATTCAATACAAAGAACATATAGATATGATAGAGGACGCATATTCACCAAGGGTAGTAATGGATATGGTTAAAAAGAGCTATAATCTGAATGTTCTTCAAGGAACCAATCACAGTGAGACAATAGTTAAGGATAACATTGAACCAGATGTAAAGCCATGGGAAATAATAATGTCCCATGGAGAAGTCATGGTTACTGACAAAAAAATAGTTGAAAACAAGGTTGTTGTTGAAGGTATTGTTAAGTTTAATGTTCTTTTTGCTACAGAAGCAGAAGAAAGTAAGCTGAAGGTAATTTCTGAGGAACTTCCATTCAGCAGTTCCGTAGATGTTGAAGGTGCAAAAATAGACATGCAGGCTGTAGTAAAGGCAACTATAGAAAACATTGAAGCTTCTGTTGAAGCAAGTACAATCGCTGTAAAAGCTGTGGTAGGCGTTGATGTAAGAGTAAACTATGTTACAGAGAAGGATTTCCTTATAGATGTCCTTATGTCAGAGGAAAATGTCCCGAAGAAAAAAGCCAGTGTTACCATATATGTAGTGCAGCCTGGAGACACTCTGTGGAAAATAGCAAAGAGATATTATACAACAATAGATGAAATAGCAAGAATAAATAATATTGATAATGTTAATTCTATCAATGTAAATGATAAGTTAATTATACCTGGTAGGGCCATTATATAA
- a CDS encoding Veg family protein encodes MEKINKIAAIKKDIENHVGEKVTLKANGGRRKILINKGIIEKTYPSIFVIRLDNDTHRAVTYSYSDVLTKTVQLVYAG; translated from the coding sequence ATGGAAAAAATTAATAAGATAGCTGCCATTAAAAAGGATATAGAAAACCATGTTGGCGAAAAAGTTACATTGAAAGCTAATGGTGGCAGAAGAAAAATCCTAATAAACAAAGGGATTATCGAAAAGACCTACCCAAGCATATTTGTAATAAGGCTTGACAACGACACCCACAGGGCAGTGACCTATAGTTATTCAGACGTTTTAACAAAAACAGTACAATTAGTTTATGCAGGTTAA
- the yabG gene encoding sporulation peptidase YabG, whose amino-acid sequence MQIGDTVVRKSYGKDITFRIIDITENEKGKQYVIKGLNLRLIADSPEDDLEPVRESYNSEKDEIFNKRVNKAIKKIIATRDDGYRGEAVRMSKSSKITQSKELTFGRPGRILHVDGDAEYLDTCLKVYKQLNMDAVGRVVLEKDQPAQIVSMVKEVKPDIVVLTGHDAILKKIEDYSSLDSYKNSKYYVEAVKALREYESSYDELVIFAGACQSCYEKILDSGANFASSPNRVLIHCLDPVFVCEKIAYTNIEKIVQIQDVLENTITGIKGIGGLQTRGKYREGYPKSPYA is encoded by the coding sequence ATGCAGATAGGCGATACTGTTGTTAGGAAATCCTATGGTAAGGACATTACATTTAGAATAATTGATATCACTGAAAATGAGAAGGGCAAGCAATATGTTATTAAGGGCCTTAATTTAAGGCTTATAGCGGACTCGCCGGAAGATGACCTGGAACCGGTACGGGAGAGCTATAACAGTGAGAAGGATGAAATTTTTAATAAGCGGGTAAATAAGGCAATTAAGAAAATAATTGCAACCAGAGATGACGGCTATAGGGGAGAAGCGGTCAGGATGTCTAAGTCCAGTAAGATAACACAATCTAAGGAGCTTACATTTGGCAGGCCGGGAAGAATACTTCATGTGGATGGTGATGCTGAGTACCTAGATACTTGTCTTAAGGTATATAAACAGTTAAATATGGATGCGGTGGGAAGAGTAGTATTAGAAAAGGACCAGCCTGCACAGATTGTCAGCATGGTAAAGGAAGTTAAACCTGATATTGTGGTATTAACAGGACATGATGCTATTTTAAAAAAAATAGAGGATTATTCTTCCCTGGATAGTTATAAAAATTCCAAGTATTATGTAGAGGCAGTAAAGGCCCTAAGAGAATATGAATCCAGTTATGATGAATTAGTAATATTTGCAGGAGCATGTCAATCCTGTTACGAAAAGATTCTGGATTCCGGAGCCAACTTCGCCAGTTCTCCCAACAGGGTATTAATACATTGCCTGGATCCGGTTTTTGTGTGTGAAAAAATTGCTTATACCAACATAGAGAAGATTGTACAGATACAAGATGTATTGGAAAATACAATAACAGGTATAAAAGGAATTGGTGGTCTTCAAACAAGAGGAAAGTACAGAGAAGGATATCCAAAATCACCCTATGCTTAA
- a CDS encoding CotS family spore coat protein — MMREFEIERQFDIKIESIKPNKGVYYLKTDKGVRCLKKINYGIQKLLFVYGAKEHLIKNGYDNVDRYFLNTDGQPYALVNEDIYTLSRWIDGRECDFQNKEDLVVAAKNLARLHLASRGYEPPENSKLKTDLGRWPHLMEKRIKSFDKMRDMARKRSMKTAFDLSYIKEMQFYKDLGKRALAILQDSKYMDLCSIAEEEKSFCHHDYTYHNIIIDSNNMVHTIDFDYCKREIRIYDVANFLIKVLKRVQWNIEYCKLALEGYDSESPIREEEYRVLFAFLVFPQRFWRLSNRYFYNEVNWGQNTFNKKMDELMAEQQDYLRFIEDFKKVYEQKE, encoded by the coding sequence ATGATGAGAGAATTTGAGATTGAAAGGCAGTTTGACATTAAGATAGAAAGCATAAAGCCTAATAAGGGAGTGTACTATTTAAAAACTGATAAAGGTGTCAGATGCTTAAAGAAAATCAATTATGGAATTCAAAAGCTATTATTTGTATATGGTGCAAAGGAACACTTAATCAAGAACGGTTATGATAATGTAGACAGGTATTTTCTTAACACTGATGGTCAGCCCTATGCCCTAGTTAACGAAGATATTTATACTCTTTCTAGGTGGATAGATGGAAGGGAATGTGATTTTCAGAATAAAGAAGACCTGGTAGTGGCAGCCAAAAATCTGGCAAGGCTCCATCTGGCTTCAAGAGGATACGAACCTCCTGAAAATAGCAAATTGAAGACTGACTTAGGACGGTGGCCACATTTAATGGAAAAGAGAATCAAGTCCTTTGACAAAATGAGAGATATGGCCCGTAAAAGGAGTATGAAAACAGCCTTTGATCTTTCCTACATAAAAGAGATGCAGTTTTATAAGGATCTGGGAAAGAGGGCATTGGCCATATTACAGGACTCTAAATATATGGACCTTTGCAGCATTGCAGAGGAAGAAAAAAGCTTCTGTCATCATGATTATACTTATCACAATATAATCATTGATTCAAATAATATGGTACACACTATTGACTTTGACTATTGTAAGAGAGAGATCAGGATTTATGACGTGGCTAATTTCTTAATTAAAGTGTTGAAGAGAGTTCAATGGAATATAGAGTACTGCAAGCTTGCTCTTGAAGGTTATGATTCTGAAAGCCCAATCAGAGAAGAAGAGTATAGGGTGCTTTTTGCATTCTTAGTTTTCCCTCAAAGATTTTGGAGATTATCAAATCGCTATTTTTATAATGAAGTCAATTGGGGACAGAATACCTTTAACAAGAAAATGGACGAACTTATGGCAGAGCAGCAGGATTACTTGAGATTCATTGAGGACTTTAAAAAGGTATATGAGCAGAAGGAATAG
- a CDS encoding glycosyltransferase family 4 protein, producing the protein MKIGIDGRAAKWYRGTGIGNYTYQIINTLNQLDNSNSYLLFMPENCSTDIPFNQNFKIRNITENRSDSFWDEVNIPNILHDNEVEIYHVPQNGIGLPMDKPCKMVITLHDIIPYKMPETVGPSYLKIFLQQVPQIVPLCDGIITVSNFSKEDIMREFNYPAEKIFVTHLAPEEIYKPNDKKISKLLIKNIYGIEGDFVLYIGGFSPRKNIIGLLEAFSKLVQKYRKDLKLVIAGKKGISYEIYKKKTEELGLVDRVIYPGFIVMDHLPYLYSAAELFVYPSFYEGFGLPPVEAMACGVPVIASNTTSIPEVLGDSAILINPLDIDDLHEAMWKVLEDSALKDSLITKGFVRSSELSWKSTALQTLKAYNKIINNW; encoded by the coding sequence ATGAAAATAGGAATTGACGGAAGAGCTGCAAAATGGTACAGGGGAACAGGCATTGGCAACTACACCTATCAAATAATTAACACTTTAAATCAGCTGGATAACAGTAACAGCTATTTATTATTTATGCCGGAAAACTGCAGTACAGATATACCTTTTAATCAAAACTTCAAAATCAGAAATATTACAGAAAATAGATCTGATAGTTTTTGGGATGAGGTTAACATTCCAAATATTCTTCATGACAATGAAGTTGAAATATATCACGTTCCGCAGAACGGGATAGGTCTTCCAATGGATAAGCCATGCAAGATGGTCATTACCCTCCACGATATAATTCCATATAAAATGCCGGAGACCGTAGGACCAAGCTACTTAAAGATCTTTCTGCAGCAAGTTCCCCAAATAGTGCCCCTGTGTGACGGAATTATAACCGTATCCAACTTTTCAAAAGAAGATATAATGAGAGAGTTTAACTATCCTGCAGAAAAGATTTTTGTAACTCATCTGGCTCCGGAAGAAATATACAAACCCAATGATAAAAAAATAAGCAAGCTTTTAATAAAAAATATTTATGGCATAGAAGGAGATTTTGTCCTTTATATAGGCGGCTTTAGCCCCAGGAAGAATATAATTGGTCTTTTGGAGGCCTTCAGCAAGCTCGTTCAAAAGTATAGGAAGGACTTAAAGCTTGTAATAGCTGGTAAAAAGGGTATCTCTTATGAAATATATAAGAAAAAGACGGAGGAATTAGGCCTAGTTGATAGAGTAATTTATCCAGGGTTCATAGTCATGGACCACCTACCCTATCTTTACAGTGCAGCGGAGCTTTTTGTCTATCCCTCTTTTTATGAAGGCTTTGGATTGCCTCCGGTTGAAGCTATGGCTTGCGGCGTTCCTGTTATAGCTTCAAATACTACCTCTATACCGGAAGTTCTTGGGGATTCAGCAATACTTATAAATCCCCTTGATATAGATGATCTCCATGAAGCTATGTGGAAGGTACTGGAGGATAGTGCTCTAAAAGACAGTCTGATAACCAAAGGGTTCGTACGATCATCTGAACTCAGTTGGAAGAGTACTGCACTGCAGACTTTAAAAGCATACAATAAAATAATTAATAATTGGTAA
- a CDS encoding putative DNA modification/repair radical SAM protein: MDIQEKLKILSDSAKYDVSCSSSGSNRKNITGGLGNTAEAGICHSFSADGRCISLLKILLTNYCIYDCAYCVNRISNDVPRAAFTPDEVADLTMNFYRRNYIEGLFLSSAVFKNANYTMELLTATIRKLRLNHKFNGYIHVKAIPGADEKLIKDAGLYADRMSVNIELPSSTGLKLLAPQKTKDSILRPMDLINKEILYNRDMKKQIKSAPHFVPGGQSTQLIVGATGDSDLKILSLSEGLYNKFSLKRVYYSAYVPVAQGPKLPVIKHPPLLREHRLYQADWLLRFYGFKAFDLLNEKTPNLDPNFDPKTSWALNNMDKFPVEINTAPSNTLLRVPGIGIRSVQRILAIRKVHRITFDDMKKIGVVMKRAQYFITCNGKYYGDVSFNDDLIRGRLLDKSPEVKKLKDAEEFEQLSFFPNLPAVLDREEMFSKIHGEL; encoded by the coding sequence TTGGATATCCAGGAAAAGCTAAAAATTTTATCTGACAGTGCAAAATACGATGTATCTTGTTCCTCCAGCGGAAGTAACCGCAAAAATATCACCGGAGGCTTAGGCAATACAGCGGAAGCAGGCATATGCCATAGCTTTTCTGCCGATGGACGTTGCATATCACTGCTTAAAATACTTTTGACCAATTACTGCATATATGATTGCGCCTACTGCGTTAATAGGATTTCTAACGACGTACCAAGAGCAGCCTTTACCCCTGATGAAGTGGCTGACCTCACTATGAACTTTTACAGGCGAAACTACATAGAAGGCCTTTTCTTGAGCTCAGCGGTTTTCAAAAATGCAAATTATACTATGGAGCTCTTAACAGCCACCATCCGTAAGCTTCGTTTAAATCATAAATTCAATGGTTATATACATGTAAAAGCCATACCTGGGGCAGATGAAAAATTAATTAAGGATGCGGGCCTTTATGCCGACAGAATGAGTGTTAATATTGAGCTTCCCTCTAGTACAGGCCTAAAGCTTCTGGCCCCCCAAAAGACAAAAGACAGTATCCTAAGGCCTATGGACTTGATAAATAAGGAGATCCTCTACAACAGGGACATGAAGAAGCAGATTAAATCAGCTCCTCATTTTGTTCCCGGCGGCCAGAGCACTCAGCTTATTGTCGGTGCCACCGGCGACAGCGATTTAAAAATCCTCAGCCTTTCCGAGGGACTTTACAACAAGTTTTCTCTCAAGAGAGTGTATTATTCTGCCTACGTACCTGTTGCACAGGGCCCTAAGCTGCCTGTGATAAAGCATCCACCACTGCTGAGGGAGCATAGGCTATATCAGGCAGACTGGCTTCTAAGATTTTACGGCTTCAAAGCCTTTGATCTGTTAAATGAGAAAACTCCTAATCTTGACCCCAATTTTGATCCCAAAACCTCTTGGGCCCTGAACAATATGGATAAATTCCCGGTTGAAATCAACACCGCTCCTTCCAATACTTTACTGCGGGTTCCCGGCATAGGTATTCGATCAGTTCAAAGAATCCTTGCCATAAGGAAAGTTCACAGAATAACCTTCGACGATATGAAAAAGATAGGCGTAGTTATGAAAAGGGCTCAATACTTTATTACCTGTAATGGTAAATACTATGGTGACGTAAGTTTCAACGATGATTTAATACGAGGAAGGCTCCTGGATAAGTCTCCCGAAGTAAAAAAGCTAAAGGATGCTGAAGAATTTGAACAGCTGTCTTTTTTTCCCAATCTCCCGGCTGTACTGGACAGGGAGGAGATGTTTTCAAAAATTCACGGTGAACTGTGA
- a CDS encoding TIGR03915 family putative DNA repair protein: MSIVYTYDGSFDGLLTCIYDYYYSKKKAEDIKVKDDFFPDLLQEEVFIETSEKKSSKVFNAIKDKIGSTALKDIFTVFLSEEPGMEKLILEFVKLGFKVGRDIHKHLHNELVLEVAKCCHRVNLESHRFCGFVRFKCVGPELYYSSIEPDHNILTLIAPHFTERFSSQKWIIHDVKRGLAVMYNRESWVLAPMDSTAAQQLLSVPDGIYEELWKTYYSTVTIMERENPRLRRRMMPQRYWKHLLEVK; encoded by the coding sequence ATGAGTATAGTTTATACCTATGACGGCAGCTTTGATGGCCTATTAACTTGTATATATGATTATTACTACTCAAAGAAAAAAGCAGAGGATATAAAAGTAAAAGATGATTTCTTCCCCGACCTGCTTCAGGAGGAAGTTTTTATCGAAACCTCTGAGAAAAAAAGTTCAAAGGTTTTTAATGCTATCAAGGACAAGATTGGTTCTACTGCCCTAAAGGATATCTTCACTGTTTTTCTCTCAGAAGAGCCCGGCATGGAGAAGCTAATCTTAGAATTTGTGAAGCTTGGCTTCAAGGTTGGAAGGGACATTCATAAACATTTACATAATGAACTTGTATTAGAGGTAGCAAAGTGCTGTCACAGGGTAAACCTGGAGAGCCATAGATTTTGCGGCTTTGTGCGTTTTAAATGTGTGGGTCCGGAGCTTTACTATTCCTCCATAGAACCGGACCACAATATCCTGACCCTCATTGCACCTCATTTTACTGAACGTTTCTCCAGTCAAAAATGGATTATCCATGATGTAAAAAGAGGTCTAGCTGTCATGTATAACAGAGAGAGTTGGGTCCTAGCTCCTATGGATAGCACTGCGGCACAACAGCTCCTCTCTGTACCTGATGGTATTTATGAAGAGCTTTGGAAAACTTATTACTCTACGGTGACAATTATGGAACGAGAGAATCCCAGACTACGCCGCCGAATGATGCCACAGAGGTACTGGAAACACCTTCTGGAGGTAAAATAA